One genomic window of Tachypleus tridentatus isolate NWPU-2018 chromosome 12, ASM421037v1, whole genome shotgun sequence includes the following:
- the LOC143235466 gene encoding ubiquitin-conjugating enzyme E2 W-like translates to MASMQKRLQKELLAIQKEPPPGVSVCPNNIGPNLTQWIVDMEGATGTLYEGEKFQLMFKFSPKYPFDSPEVTFIGPNIPVHPHVYSNGHICLSILTEDWSPALSVQSVCLSIVSMLSSCKEKKRPPDNSLYVKTCSKNPKKTKWWYHDESV, encoded by the exons ATGGCGTCGATGCAG AAAAGACTCCAAAAAGAACTTTTAGCAATACAGAAGGAACCACCACCAGGTGTCAGTGTTTGTCCAAACAACATAGGGCCTAACTTAACTCA ATGGATAGTTGATATGGAAGGAGCTACAGGAACCTTGTATGAAGGAGAAAAATTCCAATTGATGTTCAAATTTAGTCCTAAGTATCCATTTGATTCACCTGAA GTAACGTTTATAGGCCCAAACATTCCTGTCCATCCACATGTTTACAGCAATGGACATATTTGCTTGTCCATACTCACTGAAGATTGGTCACCAGCTTTGTCTGTGCAGTCAGTCTGTTTGAGTATTGTTTCCATGCTGTCTAGTTGTAAAGAAAAG AAACGGCCACCTGACAATTCCTTGTATGTCAAAACCTGTAGTAAGAACCCTAAGAAGACTAAATGGTGGTACCATG